The DNA sequence GCTCTCTAGCTACAATCGCTTCATCGGTAATGTCTTTAACTTTTAACACATCTACCTGCTTGTTTAATTGCTTAATGACTTGCTCGATGTTACGTTCACTATCAACGATAACGACAAATGTCATTCTTGATACAGCAGGATTTTCTGTAACACCTACAGTAATGCTTTCTATATTAAAATTCCTTCTAGCAAATAAACCTGTAATTCGGTTTAATACACCAGATTGATTATTAACTAGCGCTGTGATTGTTCGTTTCATGGCTTAATACCCTCCATCTCATGATGACCTTTACCTGGAGAAATCATCGGATAGACATTTTCTATCTGAGTAACACGGAAATCCATAACAACTGGACCATCGTGAGCCATGGCTTCTGCTAAAGCAGCTTTTACATCTTCTGTTTTTTCCACTTTCATGGCCTTAATGTCATAAGCTTCTGCTAGTTTAACAAAATTAGGCTGTGTGTTAAAGACAGAATTTGAATATCTTTCTTCATAAAACAATTGCTGCCACTGACGAACCATACCTAACGCTTCGTTATTTACAATAATAACTTTTACAGGTAGATTCAAATCTTGTAAAATCGATAGCTCTTGTAATGTCATTTGGAAACCAGCATCTCCTAATACAGCGACAACTGGACTATTCGGTTCAGCCACTTGGGCACCGATAGCTGCAGGGAATCCAAAGCCCATTGTTCCAAGTCCACCAGATGTTACCCAACGGTTTGGTTTATTAAATTTATAGTATTGAGCAGTCCACATTTGATGCTGACCAACGTCAGTCGTAACAATGGCTTCTCCGTTCGTTACTTCATAAATCGCTTCAATTAGAAGCTGTGGCTTAATTCGTTCGCCTTCATTTTTATACCAAAGAGGATATTCCTCTTTTAGCTTTTTCAAATCGGCTCTCCATACACTTGATTCACTTGGTGTTCCTTGCTCATCAATTAACATCGCTAGTGCTTGACGAGAATCTCCAACGATTGGAATGTGTGTTTCAACATTTTTTCCGATTTCAGCAGGGTCAATATCAATATGAGCCACTTTCGCATTTGGAGCAAAGAAAGCTAAATTCCCAGTTAATCGGTCATCAAATCTAGCACCGATATTAATTAACAAGTCTGTCTCATGTAAAGCCATGTTTGCCACGTATGTTCCGTGCATTCCGGCCATACCTAGGTTCATCTCGTGCTCACCAGGGAAGCACCCAAGTCCAAGTAATGTATTCACTACTGGAATGTTTTGTTGTTCTACAAAAGCTAATAACTCATCATATGCTTTACCGTGTAACACTCCAGCACCAGCTAAAATAACTGGTTTTTTCGATTCCGTAATCGCTTCTGATAATTTACGGATTTGGTGTTTATTCGGCATGATTGTTGGTTGATAGCCTGGTAAATTAATTTCAATATCATAATTAAAGATTCCTGTTTCAACAGAAACGTCTTTTGGTAAATCAATTAATACTGGGCCTGGTCGACCTGTTGTAGCAATATGAAAAGCTTCCTTCACGATACGTGGCAGCTCTTCTACTGTACGAGCTTGGAAACTATGTTTTGTAATTGGCATGGTCATTCCAATCATATCGGCTTCTTGGAATGCATCTGTACCAATGAGATTCGAAGCAACCTGACCGCTAATAACGACTAAAGGTAAAGAATCCATCATAGCATCTGCAATACCTGTGACAACATTCGTTGCCCCTGGCCCTGATGTGACTACACACACACCAGGCTTACCTGATACTCTCGCATAGCCTTCTGCAGCATGGACAGCACCTTGTTCATGTCGAGCTAGGATATGACGGATACCTGTTTTGTAAATCTCGTCATAGGTTGGTAAAATAGCTCCACCCGGATATCCGAAGATTACTTCAACGCCTTCTTTTGCAAGGGCTTTAATCAACATGCTAGAACCTGATACTTTTTCTATTTTAGTTTCTTGCATTTGTGTTTGTTGTCTCAACTTGGTACTCACGTTTTTTCCTCCTTTTTACCAGTTGGAGCTTCATGGTAAATGATTTTTCCACTTCTTTTTATATTCTTCTCTCTAATAACAATCAGCGTAATAGGAAGAAAAGTATTTCCCCTATATACTTTACTTCAAAATGGAACTCATTGAAATAAAAAAATCTTTCCACCCCCCAGATAAGAGACTAATTTTGTCTCATAGCAAGGGGCGAAAAGATTACTTTCCACGGTACCACCCTTATTCTTGATATCCTTTCAGATACCAACTCACGAACGATAAATCGTTCAATTTTAATAACGAGTGTAATAAACACCCGACCAACCCTACTTGCATTGCGTTCAGATTGGCACTCAGAGGCGAGTTCATCAATGGCAGCAAGACCGTGTCTCAGCACTCACGGTTCTCTGTACATGCTAGACCAAAGACTACTTTTCCTCTTCACCGTTTTTTATATTTATTTAGTATACCATATAATTATATTTTCATTATACCACCAGTATTGGCAGATGTGACTAATTTTGAATATCTTGCCAAATAGCCCTTTTTCACTTTAGGCTCTGGCTCAACCCAACCTTCACTACGTTTTGCTAACTCTTCATCTGAAACATCAAGATGAATTGTTCGCTTAGGTAAATCAATAATGATTTTATCTCCATTATTTACAAATGCGATTGGTCCACCTTCTGCAGCTTCCGGAGAAATGTGACCGATTGAAATCCCTCGTGAAGCTCCTGAGAAACGTCCATCAGTTATAAGTGCCACCTTCGTTCCAAGTCCTCTTCCCATAATAGCTGAAGTAGGAGCAAGCATTTCAGGCATTCCTGGACCACCCTTTGGTCCTTCTGTTCGGATAACAACGACATGTCCTTCACGAACTGAACCATTGTTAATTCCTTCAATTGCTTCATCTTGAGATTCAAAGACGATAGCTTCACCTTCAAATACTTTAATTGAAGGGTCAACTGCACCGACTTTGATAACTCCACCATCTGGAGCAAGGTTACCAAAAAGAATAGAAAGTCCGCCAACTGGGCTATACGCATTATCTTTTCGTCTGATGACATCATCATTCAAGATTTGTGCGTCTTTTACATTTTCATATAAGCTTTTACCTGTAATCGTAATTCTATCTTTATGAACAGCGCCAATTTCACATAATTCTTTAATAATGGCACTGACACCACCAGCTTTGTGTACATCATCCATTGAATAATCAGAAGCAGGACTAATTTTACTTAAATAAGGAACTCGTTCTGCCACTTCATTTATACGATTTAAATCATATTCAATTTCAGCTTCATTTGCAATTGCTAGAGTGTGAAGGACTGTGTTAGTTGATCCTCCCATAGCCATATCTAGAGCAAATGCATCATCAATCGTATCTTTTGTTACAATGTCACGTGGACGAATGTCTTTTTCAACTAAATTCATTAGGTGCTTAGCTGCATCATAAATCAACTTATGACGGTCTGTTGATGTTGCAACTAAGGTTCCGTTTCCTGGAAGTGCTAATCCAAGCATTTCCATTAATGAGTTCATGGAGTTTGCTGTAAACATTCCAGAACATGAACCACATGTAGGACATGCACTTTGTTCGATTTCCAGTAGTTCTTCACGGCTCATTTTCCCTGAAGAAAATGCACCGACACCTTCAAATACAGATACTAATGATAATGGTTTTCCGTCTTTTGTACGACCTGCTTCCATTGGACCTCCTGAAACGAAAACAGATGGTACATTGGTTCTAACAGAAGCCATTAGCATTCCCGGTGTAATTTTGTCACAGTTTGGAATAAAGAAAACTCCGTCAAACCAGTGAGCGTTAATTACCGTTTCAGCAGCATCACAGATAATTTCACGACTTGGTAGAGAATATCTCATCCCGATATGTCCCATGGCAATTCCATCGTCTACACCAATCGTATTAAATTCAAATGGAATTCCGCCCGCTTCACGAATTGCTTGCTTTGCCACTTCCGCAAATTTGTTTAAATGCATGTGACCTGGAAT is a window from the Bacillus alkalicellulosilyticus genome containing:
- the ilvB gene encoding acetolactate synthase large subunit; translated protein: MQETKIEKVSGSSMLIKALAKEGVEVIFGYPGGAILPTYDEIYKTGIRHILARHEQGAVHAAEGYARVSGKPGVCVVTSGPGATNVVTGIADAMMDSLPLVVISGQVASNLIGTDAFQEADMIGMTMPITKHSFQARTVEELPRIVKEAFHIATTGRPGPVLIDLPKDVSVETGIFNYDIEINLPGYQPTIMPNKHQIRKLSEAITESKKPVILAGAGVLHGKAYDELLAFVEQQNIPVVNTLLGLGCFPGEHEMNLGMAGMHGTYVANMALHETDLLINIGARFDDRLTGNLAFFAPNAKVAHIDIDPAEIGKNVETHIPIVGDSRQALAMLIDEQGTPSESSVWRADLKKLKEEYPLWYKNEGERIKPQLLIEAIYEVTNGEAIVTTDVGQHQMWTAQYYKFNKPNRWVTSGGLGTMGFGFPAAIGAQVAEPNSPVVAVLGDAGFQMTLQELSILQDLNLPVKVIIVNNEALGMVRQWQQLFYEERYSNSVFNTQPNFVKLAEAYDIKAMKVEKTEDVKAALAEAMAHDGPVVMDFRVTQIENVYPMISPGKGHHEMEGIKP
- the ilvD gene encoding dihydroxy-acid dehydratase: MRSDMIKKGIDRAPHRSLLRAAGVKDEDMDKPFIGVCNSYIDIIPGHMHLNKFAEVAKQAIREAGGIPFEFNTIGVDDGIAMGHIGMRYSLPSREIICDAAETVINAHWFDGVFFIPNCDKITPGMLMASVRTNVPSVFVSGGPMEAGRTKDGKPLSLVSVFEGVGAFSSGKMSREELLEIEQSACPTCGSCSGMFTANSMNSLMEMLGLALPGNGTLVATSTDRHKLIYDAAKHLMNLVEKDIRPRDIVTKDTIDDAFALDMAMGGSTNTVLHTLAIANEAEIEYDLNRINEVAERVPYLSKISPASDYSMDDVHKAGGVSAIIKELCEIGAVHKDRITITGKSLYENVKDAQILNDDVIRRKDNAYSPVGGLSILFGNLAPDGGVIKVGAVDPSIKVFEGEAIVFESQDEAIEGINNGSVREGHVVVIRTEGPKGGPGMPEMLAPTSAIMGRGLGTKVALITDGRFSGASRGISIGHISPEAAEGGPIAFVNNGDKIIIDLPKRTIHLDVSDEELAKRSEGWVEPEPKVKKGYLARYSKLVTSANTGGIMKI